The genomic DNA GCCGCTGGTGTTCTTCGACATGACCGTGCATCTGGAGACGGGTCAGGCGCACCAGACCGCGCGGCAACTGTCGGAGACGTTCAAGGAGGCCCTACACGCCGGACAGCCCCAGCCCAGCCCGGAACACGCCCGCCCGTACGTGATGATGGTGGCCCTCCTTCCACTCCGGGATGGGCCCCAATAACGGCGGAACGTGGAGGCCTTCTCAACCCCAGGTTGACCGGGAAGCGCCCCGCCGCCCCATCATTCTCCCGATGCCGCTGGCTCAGCTTAGGGGGTGGTCGTGATCCTCCGGCAGCGCTCCGCCACTTACACTGGGCCGTGCCCACCCCAGCGCCCCTCCCCCGCTCCTCGCCCGAGGCGCAGGGCCTGTCCTCCCGCGCGGTCCTCTCGTGGCTGGACGCCCTCGCGGCGGACGATCTCGAACTGCACAGCTTCGTGCTGCTGCGGTCCGGCGCCGTGATCGCCGAGGGCTGGTGGGCCCCCTACCGCCCCGAACGGGTTCACCGCCTCCACTCCCTGAGCAAGAGTTTCGCCGCCACCGCCATCGGCTTCCTCGTTGCCGAGGAACGGGTCGGGGTGGACGACCCCGTGGTCTCCCTGTTCCCGGACGATCTGCCCGCTACGGTGGAAGGCCACCTGGCCGCCCTGCGGGTGCAAGACCTGCTCACCATGCGCACCGGGCACGCTGAGGACGTGACGGGCGCGTTGTTCGAGGCACCGGACAACGACTGGGGGCGGGCCTTTCTCGCGCAGCCCACCCAGTACCCCCCGGGCACGCACTTCGTGTACAACAGCGCGGCCACCTTCATGCTCTCGGCCCTGGTGCAGCGCCTGACGGGCGAGACCCTGCTGGACTTCCTGCGTCCCCGACTTCTGGAGCCGTTGGGTATTGGGGAGGCGCACTGGGTCTCGAATCCGCAGGGGATCAACGTCGGCGGCTGGGGGCTGCACCTCACCACCGAGGGCGTGGCGCGCTTCGGGCAGCTTTACTTGCAAGGAGGCCGCTGGGAGGGGAGGCAAGTGCTGCCCCAGTCCTGGGTAGAAGCCGCCACCCGGGCGCAGGTACCGCCCGGCGAGGACGAGGCGAGTGACTGGGCTCAAGGTTATGGCTACCAGTTCTGGCGCTGCCGCTTCGAGGCCTACCGTGCCGATGGGGCCGCCGGGCAGTTCTGCGTGGTGATGCCGCAGCAACGGGCCGTGCTGGCGATCACCGCGGAGGTGCCCAACATGCAGCGCGTGCTCGACCACGTGTGGGCGCACCTCCTGGCCGGGATGGGCGAGGGGCGACCTCTCCCCGATGATCCCATCGCCCAGGAAGCCCTGCGCACCCGTTGCGCCAGCCTGAACCTCGCCGTGCCCGAGGTGACGGACGAATGGGACGGAGCCTCACGCGACGAGACCTACATCTTCGAGGCCAACGAGGAGGGACTTCGCTGGGCGCGGCTCACGTCTAGCCCCACGTTCTGCCGCCTGACGCTGGCCGACGAGCGGGGCGAACACGCCATCGATTTCGGCCTGATGGACTGGCGCGCGGGCCGGACGACCCTGTGGCCGGGCGGAGAGGAGCCCGTCCTGGCGCGGGCCGGGTGGCAGAGGGGCGGCACCCTCGCCCTCACGATGCTGCTGATCGAGGGAGGCTTTCGCTGGGAGGTCGTCATTGACGGGCAGGTGGGCACCCTGGCCTTCCAACTCATGCCCGCCGCTTTCCCGGATGAACAAACCCTGCTGGCACGGCGAAGTGACGTGGGTTAGGACTCGTCCCCAGGGGTTGGGGCTGGCGCACACCCGGACGGCCCAATCACCTTGAGAGTCGGCTGAGCTTGCCCCACTTGTGAGGTCACTTCCACCTCGCTGGCAACTTCCTACGAACAAACCCCGACCAGGCTCACTCCAGCCACCGCTGGGCAAGCGCGAGCACCACCCGGGGGTCGAGCACGCCCTTGAACCACACCACCCGGTCCCCGAAGTCGTTGGGGTCCACCCCGGCCTTTTCCAGATTGAGGCGCTCCGACACACACAAGATCACGTCGGTGCGGCCAGACCGGCGCAGGAGGTCGAACTTCCGGCGCAGGTAGTGTGGTCTCCAGTACCCGACGATCTCCACCAGCACGCTGCGTCCCGACGGATGGACCAGCCGGAAATCCGGCAAGATCACCCCACCGGCGACGGGCACCAGGTCCACCTCGCGCTCCAGCACCCAGGGCGTGTCCAGCCCCTCGAACCGCGCGGCGAAACCCGATTCCAGCGCGCTGTCATAGGTCTGGGGCGCCGGGTAGTGACTCACGTACAGGTCCTCGCTCGTGACCTGGAAAGACCACTCGTCGTCCCCCGCGTCCACCCAGGCGAGATCACGCCGGGGACGGAGCGCGGCGGAGAGGTCCCATTTGGTCACGTGCAGGAGGGCAGGCAGAAATTTGGCGAGGGCCAAGCCGTAGCGCGTCGTCTGCCCGAACAGGCTCGCCGGGCCGTCCAGCGTCAGGGTGAAGCCGTGGTCGGCGTCGCCCTCGACGGTGATCATCAGCCCGAAAAATTTGGTGTACTTCAGCAACTGCTTGTACCGCGCCGGTTCGTTCCTCCGGGCCGTCACGACCACGCTGTACGCCCGGTAGAGCATCCCCTGGGCCTGGGCGAGGTCGTAGCGGTGGATCAGCGCCCCGGGCTCGGGCGCCTCGAACACCGTGAGGGTCTGCTCATCGGCAAGGTCAGCGTAGAGCGCGGCAGAGAGGTCCTCGGCAGTGAGCGGGGCCGTAACCGGGAACGACCGGGCCGCCTGCTCCAGGATGGCCTCGCGGTGCTGACGGCTGGGCGGGTGATCCTGCGCCAGCCCGAACACCCTGGCCCGAACCAAACTGGGCTCCACCGCGCTTCCCGCCTCGAAGGTGCACGAGCCGTTGGTCAGCAGGTGGGCGATCCCACGCACGACCTTGCGGTCGCTTCTCCCCTCCTCCAGGGCCCGCAGGTCCTCGTCGAGTTCGAGGCGCCGCTTGCCGACGTTCGCCGCGAAGGTGGCGATGACGGTCTCCGCGAGGCGCAGGTGGCCCGGAGTGGGCTTGAGCCGCTTGGGTTCGACCACAGAGCCTTTCAACCTGAACATCAGCAGCTCAGTCGGCAACATTGATGCCCTCCCACACCGGGACCTCGCCCCCCGCCGGCCACCCGCCACGCCGCCGCCGGCTCACCCCCTCCTCGGAGGTGTTCTCGGTGATGACCTCATACAAAACCGCCTGCTTCCCCTCGGTTTTCCTGAGGATGCGCCCCAGACGCTGGACATGCTCCCTCTCCGTCGCGGTGCCGGACAGGACGATGGCGATGGAGGCTTCGGGCACATCCACCCCTTCATTCAGGACCCGACTGGTCACCAGCACCCGGTACGACCCGTCGCGAAACTTTTCCAACACCCCGTGGCGTTCCTTCACACCGGTCTGGTGAGTGATGGCCGGGATCAGAAACTCCCGGCTGATGCGGTAGACCGAGGCATTGTCGTTCGTAAAGATCAGGGTCCGCTCCCGCGGGTGGTTCGCCAGCAGCTCCTCCAGCACCCTCAGCTTGCCCTCGGTGCCGTACGCGAGCCCCTTGGCCTCGCGGTGGGCGAGCATCGCGGCCCGGCCCTGGGGAGAGCCGCTGTGCATCACGAACTGCTGCCACCCCTGCGGACTGCCCAGCCGGATGCCCGCCCGGCGCAGGAATTCGTTGCGAAGCCGCAGCAACTCGTCGTAGCGCTGCTGTTCGAGGGGGCTCAGCCGGACCCGGATGACGACCTCCCGGTACTCGGCGAGCGTGTCCCCGGCCAGCTCCTCGGGGGAGCGGCGGTAGACCACCGGGCCGATCAATGTGTCGAGGTCCTGTTCCCGCCCGTCGCTGCGCCCCGGGGTGGCCGTCAGGCCCAAGCGGTAGGGAGCCAGACCCAGCTCGGCGATCACCCGGGTGAAGTCGGCGGGCAGGTGGTGGGCCTCGTCAAAGACCTGGAGGGCGTACAGCCCCGCGAGTTCTTCCGAGTAGATGGCGGCGGACTGGTAGGTGCTCACCAGGATGGGGGTGCGGTCCTGGCTGCCTCCACCCAGGACGCCGACGTTGGCGTCGGGGAAGGCAGCCAGCAACCCGGCGTACCACTGGTGCAGCAAGTCGATGGTCGGCACGCAGATCAGGGCGCTGCGGGGGGTGTCTTTCAGCGCGAGCTGGGCCAGCAGCGTCTTGCCGGACCCGGTGGGAAGCACGACCACGCCGCGGCGCCCCGCCTTTTTCCAGGCGGCGAGAGCCTCCCGCTGATGAGCATAGGGAGGCAACTCGCGCGCGTAGCCGAGGTCGAGCCGCATGAACCCGGCGGCCTCGTCACGGAAAGGCACCCCGGCAGCCTTCAGCCCCTCCACCACGGCCCGGTACGCGCGACCCAGCGCCCGGTAGGACTGGCTGCGGGGGTCCCACTGGAACAGGTCGGCGACGGCGGGCGGCACCTCGCGCATGACGAGGGTGCCCTGCTGGAGCTTCAGGACGGGGGCCACAGAGATCCAGGGTAGCGGGGGGCACCGGACGACTTGGCGGCAGGCATGACGTTCGGGTCCCCTGGGCCGTTCCCCGGGGCTCGGACAATCGGAAAGGGTGGCCGTGTCGCTCCCAGGGTTCTCCTCAACCGGTGGGCGTCGGAGGAGGCCCCACTTAGGGCACCCGCTCTCCAGGGTTCTGTGGGGCCGCACGGGGCGGGTGCAGGGTGAGTCCAGTCGGCACCGTCCTCGTGCGCGTTGTAAGCGCAACCGCCCGAAAACAGCCGTTTAGGTCGGGCTCTTTGGGTGGCATGATGGGCGCGTGCTTCCGCTGGTTCCCACGTGATGCCTCGTGTCCGGGTGCAGAGTTGGCGCGCTC from Deinococcus planocerae includes the following:
- a CDS encoding serine hydrolase domain-containing protein, encoding MPTPAPLPRSSPEAQGLSSRAVLSWLDALAADDLELHSFVLLRSGAVIAEGWWAPYRPERVHRLHSLSKSFAATAIGFLVAEERVGVDDPVVSLFPDDLPATVEGHLAALRVQDLLTMRTGHAEDVTGALFEAPDNDWGRAFLAQPTQYPPGTHFVYNSAATFMLSALVQRLTGETLLDFLRPRLLEPLGIGEAHWVSNPQGINVGGWGLHLTTEGVARFGQLYLQGGRWEGRQVLPQSWVEAATRAQVPPGEDEASDWAQGYGYQFWRCRFEAYRADGAAGQFCVVMPQQRAVLAITAEVPNMQRVLDHVWAHLLAGMGEGRPLPDDPIAQEALRTRCASLNLAVPEVTDEWDGASRDETYIFEANEEGLRWARLTSSPTFCRLTLADERGEHAIDFGLMDWRAGRTTLWPGGEEPVLARAGWQRGGTLALTMLLIEGGFRWEVVIDGQVGTLAFQLMPAAFPDEQTLLARRSDVG
- a CDS encoding DUF790 family protein, which codes for MLPTELLMFRLKGSVVEPKRLKPTPGHLRLAETVIATFAANVGKRRLELDEDLRALEEGRSDRKVVRGIAHLLTNGSCTFEAGSAVEPSLVRARVFGLAQDHPPSRQHREAILEQAARSFPVTAPLTAEDLSAALYADLADEQTLTVFEAPEPGALIHRYDLAQAQGMLYRAYSVVVTARRNEPARYKQLLKYTKFFGLMITVEGDADHGFTLTLDGPASLFGQTTRYGLALAKFLPALLHVTKWDLSAALRPRRDLAWVDAGDDEWSFQVTSEDLYVSHYPAPQTYDSALESGFAARFEGLDTPWVLEREVDLVPVAGGVILPDFRLVHPSGRSVLVEIVGYWRPHYLRRKFDLLRRSGRTDVILCVSERLNLEKAGVDPNDFGDRVVWFKGVLDPRVVLALAQRWLE
- a CDS encoding DEAD/DEAH box helicase family protein, coding for MAPVLKLQQGTLVMREVPPAVADLFQWDPRSQSYRALGRAYRAVVEGLKAAGVPFRDEAAGFMRLDLGYARELPPYAHQREALAAWKKAGRRGVVVLPTGSGKTLLAQLALKDTPRSALICVPTIDLLHQWYAGLLAAFPDANVGVLGGGSQDRTPILVSTYQSAAIYSEELAGLYALQVFDEAHHLPADFTRVIAELGLAPYRLGLTATPGRSDGREQDLDTLIGPVVYRRSPEELAGDTLAEYREVVIRVRLSPLEQQRYDELLRLRNEFLRRAGIRLGSPQGWQQFVMHSGSPQGRAAMLAHREAKGLAYGTEGKLRVLEELLANHPRERTLIFTNDNASVYRISREFLIPAITHQTGVKERHGVLEKFRDGSYRVLVTSRVLNEGVDVPEASIAIVLSGTATEREHVQRLGRILRKTEGKQAVLYEVITENTSEEGVSRRRRGGWPAGGEVPVWEGINVAD